The proteins below come from a single Chryseobacterium capnotolerans genomic window:
- a CDS encoding glutaminyl-peptide cyclotransferase, with amino-acid sequence MKKNIIAGFAAILLLASCNKDKEILNTLNNYNNSMEAKGYHFGDKLQLPKEVTENAESVTISFGDKETTDLTIDPKFFTLGDNAVTFNIKTKGGETLNQDATINVFAKNPEKNIAYQIVAEYPHDPKNFVQGFQAEGNTIYESDGQNGSSQILKYTLGTTTPLASTKQAPEDFSEGSTIVGDKVYQLTWQSKKGYIYDKSSLKLLSEFAYPNVLGEGWGLTYDGKSLIASDGSKLLYFLDPNDPSKLIKYIAVAGSSQAYDQLNELEYHNGFLYANVWQKPIILKINPATGEVVGTFDFTEIAKQNTKGSDDVLNGIAFKGENMLVTGKNWPKIYEIQLK; translated from the coding sequence ATGAAAAAAAATATAATAGCGGGTTTCGCAGCAATTTTATTACTGGCATCTTGTAACAAGGATAAAGAAATTCTTAATACACTAAACAATTATAATAATTCAATGGAAGCAAAAGGATATCATTTCGGTGATAAACTTCAACTTCCAAAAGAAGTAACGGAAAATGCGGAAAGTGTAACCATCAGTTTTGGAGATAAAGAAACAACAGATTTAACGATTGACCCGAAGTTTTTTACTTTAGGAGACAATGCTGTTACTTTTAATATCAAAACTAAAGGTGGGGAAACCTTAAATCAGGATGCAACCATTAATGTATTTGCAAAAAATCCTGAAAAAAATATTGCTTACCAGATTGTAGCAGAATATCCTCACGATCCTAAAAACTTTGTACAGGGGTTCCAGGCTGAAGGAAATACAATCTATGAAAGTGATGGACAAAACGGATCTTCACAGATCTTAAAATATACATTGGGAACCACTACGCCACTTGCTTCTACGAAACAGGCTCCTGAAGATTTTTCAGAGGGTAGCACGATTGTAGGAGATAAAGTATATCAATTGACATGGCAGAGTAAGAAAGGATATATCTATGATAAAAGCTCACTGAAATTATTATCAGAATTTGCTTATCCAAACGTACTGGGAGAAGGTTGGGGATTGACCTATGACGGGAAAAGCCTGATTGCATCAGATGGAAGCAAGCTTTTATACTTCCTTGATCCGAATGATCCTTCAAAATTGATCAAATATATTGCAGTAGCAGGAAGTTCGCAGGCATATGATCAATTAAACGAGCTTGAATATCATAACGGATTTCTTTATGCAAATGTATGGCAAAAACCAATTATCCTGAAAATCAATCCTGCAACCGGAGAAGTAGTAGGTACATTTGATTTCACGGAAATTGCAAAACAAAATACAAAAGGATCAGATGATGTTCTGAACGGAATTGCTTTCAAAGGAGAAAATATGTTGGTGACCGGAAAGAATTGGCCGAAGATTTATGAAATTCAATTGAAATAA
- a CDS encoding SusC/RagA family TonB-linked outer membrane protein translates to MKQSNLKYPCLIAVLYFGMNVNAQVTKDSAKVQKIDEVVMIGYGSRKKVDNTTSISSISAEEVTKTKVLNASQAIQGKAAGVQIVASDMPGSTPMVMIRGLGTVTGGRSPLYVVDGMFLENINNINSNDILTYDILKDAAALAIYGNRAANGVIIITTKSGKGKLSVSYDGLVGVRSPLKTVKMANASEFATYNNAALNLNRFSTNQPVNTDWFKEITRTGIYNQHNLSVSGSSEAVKYFFSLSNYDEQSILRGTDYNRATIRSNNEFKITKGITLSQNFSVAFTKTTPKPFNAFTTAYKQSPMVPVYYPSGQFGMPFVNETTGLVDYSGKKFNDVTNPVSQLLLNNEQNKNTLLQGGLKLDIDIIKGLKFTSQFNGEYSNYKSYNFRNEVDIWLAEEPTRVPGGFSNTNPVNTLENTREDYYNWSLTNYLTYNKKFGVHDIEATIGTETTVRNGIDQLILKRKNLLLNDSNYWNLNGTDYVNNVQSLKSVKYDRNTTVSYFARAQYKLMNRYLLSATIRRDGSSQFAAGQKWGTFPSFGAGWIISEEEFMKDGFFDLLKLRGGWGKLGNQRVPLNYLPLNSGKDYNYGFGNANPVSNGITVNKGYDPVLGWEVTEESSLGLDFGLFNKRLTGGIDVYNRETNNLILGITNYITSGQSETYYSHVGAVRNRGAEFSLNWADKVGENWTYSLGANYSYNQNTLTKVDTSKNIAQLSGGDLGNGQWVKLFNSSTVGQALGSFYLWEYDGVDANGNMKYKDLNGNGITGSADAGDRKYFNSYIPKSTLGINVSLSYKNWDFAANGYGAFGFSVYNGKKAQRSNSVNIESSVAQDYWSPSNQNSYHPKPYTDNPIASTYFLEDGDYFRINNISIGYTVRNVVDYVKSVKFYVSAINPFVWQKYSGYSSELSGYNPADAKTEGDPYKMAGVELNAYPTLKSFVFGVNVNF, encoded by the coding sequence ATGAAACAAAGTAATTTAAAGTATCCATGCCTCATCGCAGTTTTATACTTCGGGATGAACGTGAATGCACAGGTTACAAAAGACTCTGCCAAAGTTCAGAAGATTGACGAAGTAGTCATGATTGGATATGGTAGCCGTAAAAAAGTGGATAATACAACATCCATCAGCTCCATCAGTGCAGAAGAAGTAACCAAAACCAAAGTCCTGAACGCTTCACAGGCTATTCAGGGTAAAGCTGCAGGGGTACAGATTGTAGCATCTGATATGCCGGGATCTACGCCTATGGTAATGATCAGAGGGCTTGGGACGGTAACTGGAGGAAGATCTCCTTTATATGTTGTAGATGGAATGTTCCTTGAAAATATCAACAATATCAACTCTAATGATATTCTTACTTATGATATTTTGAAAGATGCAGCTGCGTTGGCTATTTATGGTAACAGGGCTGCAAACGGAGTAATTATTATTACAACGAAGTCAGGAAAAGGGAAACTAAGTGTTTCTTATGATGGCTTAGTAGGCGTAAGAAGTCCTTTGAAGACTGTGAAAATGGCAAATGCGTCAGAGTTTGCAACCTATAATAATGCTGCTCTTAATTTGAATAGATTTTCTACCAATCAACCAGTGAATACAGATTGGTTTAAAGAAATTACAAGAACAGGGATTTACAATCAGCATAACCTCTCAGTATCCGGATCTTCTGAGGCTGTGAAATATTTTTTCAGTTTAAGTAATTACGACGAACAGTCTATTTTAAGAGGCACAGATTATAATCGTGCTACCATCAGATCTAATAATGAGTTCAAGATTACTAAAGGAATTACCCTTTCTCAAAATTTCAGTGTAGCATTTACAAAAACGACTCCAAAACCTTTTAATGCATTTACAACTGCTTATAAGCAATCTCCTATGGTTCCTGTTTATTATCCTTCAGGACAATTTGGGATGCCATTTGTAAATGAAACGACAGGACTTGTAGATTATTCAGGGAAAAAATTTAATGATGTTACCAATCCGGTAAGTCAGTTATTGCTTAATAATGAGCAAAACAAAAATACTTTGCTGCAAGGAGGGTTGAAGTTAGATATAGATATCATTAAAGGATTAAAATTTACTTCTCAGTTTAATGGAGAGTACTCCAACTATAAATCTTATAATTTTAGAAATGAGGTTGATATATGGCTTGCAGAAGAACCTACAAGGGTTCCTGGAGGCTTCTCAAATACTAACCCTGTTAATACTTTAGAAAACACACGAGAAGATTATTATAACTGGTCATTAACCAATTATTTAACATATAATAAAAAATTCGGAGTTCATGATATTGAAGCAACAATAGGTACTGAAACTACAGTAAGAAATGGTATTGACCAGCTTATTTTAAAAAGAAAAAATTTGTTGTTGAATGATTCTAATTATTGGAACCTTAATGGAACCGATTATGTAAATAATGTTCAAAGTTTGAAATCTGTGAAATATGACAGGAATACTACTGTCTCTTATTTTGCCAGAGCACAGTATAAATTAATGAACCGTTATTTGCTAAGTGCAACGATAAGACGTGATGGATCTTCACAGTTTGCAGCAGGTCAAAAATGGGGAACTTTCCCATCATTCGGAGCAGGATGGATTATTTCTGAAGAAGAGTTCATGAAAGACGGATTCTTTGATCTGTTAAAATTAAGAGGAGGTTGGGGTAAATTAGGAAATCAAAGAGTTCCTTTGAATTACCTGCCTTTGAATTCAGGTAAAGATTACAACTATGGTTTTGGAAACGCTAATCCAGTGAGTAATGGTATTACCGTCAACAAAGGGTATGATCCCGTATTAGGATGGGAAGTTACTGAAGAATCATCTTTAGGATTGGACTTTGGATTGTTTAATAAGAGATTAACCGGAGGTATTGATGTTTATAACAGAGAAACCAATAATCTTATTTTAGGAATTACCAATTATATTACTTCAGGACAGTCTGAAACGTATTATTCTCACGTAGGGGCAGTAAGAAATAGAGGAGCGGAATTTTCATTGAACTGGGCTGATAAAGTAGGTGAAAACTGGACTTACTCTTTAGGAGCCAATTATTCTTACAATCAAAATACATTGACCAAAGTAGATACAAGCAAAAATATTGCACAGTTGAGTGGTGGAGATCTGGGCAATGGACAATGGGTGAAACTATTTAACAGTTCCACAGTCGGACAAGCTTTGGGAAGCTTCTATTTATGGGAATATGATGGGGTAGATGCCAATGGTAATATGAAATATAAGGACCTTAACGGGAACGGTATTACAGGATCTGCTGATGCAGGAGACAGAAAATATTTTAATTCTTATATTCCTAAATCTACTTTAGGGATTAATGTTTCTTTAAGTTATAAGAACTGGGATTTTGCTGCAAATGGATATGGAGCCTTTGGGTTTAGCGTTTATAATGGTAAAAAAGCGCAGAGAAGTAACAGTGTAAATATTGAATCTTCAGTAGCTCAGGATTATTGGTCTCCATCCAATCAGAATTCATATCATCCAAAGCCTTATACAGATAATCCTATTGCCTCCACTTATTTCTTAGAAGATGGGGATTACTTTAGAATTAATAATATCTCAATCGGATATACTGTGAGGAATGTAGTAGATTATGTAAAATCAGTGAAGTTTTATGTAAGCGCGATCAATCCTTTTGTATGGCAAAAATATTCAGGATATTCCTCAGAGTTATCAGGTTATAATCCGGCAGATGCGAAAACAGAAGGGGATCCTTACAAAATGGCAGGGGTAGAATTAAATGCTTACCCTACGTTAAAATCTTTTGTATTTGGTGTAAACGTAAACTTTTAG
- a CDS encoding deoxynucleoside kinase — protein MHIAVTGNIGAGKTTLTTMLSKHYGWDAQFEDVDHNPYLEDFYSDMSKWSFALQVYFLGSRFRQVKEIRESGKNIIQDRTIYEDAHIFAENLNDMNLLSDRDFNNYSSVFDLMKSFVSAPDLLIYLKSDVPNLVKKIYKRGREYEASISIEYLSKLNQKYEKWISNYTEGKLLIIEVDDLDFVEKPEDFGLILEKIETELHGLF, from the coding sequence ATGCATATTGCAGTTACAGGAAACATTGGAGCAGGAAAAACAACTTTAACTACGATGCTTTCTAAGCATTACGGATGGGACGCACAGTTTGAAGACGTAGATCACAATCCTTATCTGGAGGATTTTTATTCAGATATGAGCAAGTGGAGCTTTGCCCTGCAGGTGTATTTTCTGGGAAGCAGATTCCGTCAGGTAAAAGAGATCAGAGAAAGTGGTAAAAACATTATTCAGGATCGTACGATCTATGAAGATGCCCACATCTTCGCGGAGAACCTGAACGATATGAATCTCCTTTCTGATAGAGATTTCAACAATTACTCATCTGTTTTTGATCTGATGAAATCTTTCGTTTCAGCACCGGATCTTTTAATTTATCTTAAGTCAGATGTTCCGAATCTGGTAAAGAAAATCTACAAAAGAGGACGCGAGTATGAAGCCTCTATCAGCATCGAATATTTGTCAAAATTAAATCAGAAATACGAAAAATGGATTTCCAACTATACGGAAGGAAAACTGCTGATTATTGAAGTGGATGATCTTGATTTCGTTGAAAAACCTGAAGACTTCGGATTAATTCTGGAAAAAATTGAAACTGAATTACACGGATTGTTTTAA
- a CDS encoding glutaminyl-peptide cyclotransferase yields MKLNLIACLSIILLLTSCNKNKKMMDSLADYNNAMETTGYHFGDKLQLPKEVTENAQSITISFMQGESSSLTIDPKFFSLGDNKVVFVIKAKNGEVFSQDATINVFTKSKEKNGVYQIVADYPHNPDHFIEGFLLEGNTVYESDGLEKESQLIKYTLGSTVPTMVRKQPADVFSEGCTIVGDKVYQLTYRNKIGFIYNKNTLEKLSEFPLPNVIGEGWGLTYDGKNLVATDGSKYLYFLDVNEPSKVVKTVGVAGNTEIYEHLNELEYHKGFIYANIWHKPIIVKIHPMTGEVVEKYDFTKLTDENNQGDSEHVLNGIAFKGDNMLVTGKNWTKIYEVAIQ; encoded by the coding sequence ATTAAATTAAACCTTATAGCTTGTCTTTCTATAATACTTTTGTTGACATCCTGTAATAAAAATAAAAAAATGATGGATTCTCTCGCAGATTATAATAATGCAATGGAGACCACAGGATATCATTTTGGGGATAAACTCCAACTTCCAAAAGAAGTTACTGAAAATGCACAAAGTATTACCATTAGTTTTATGCAGGGAGAAAGTTCAAGTTTAACAATAGACCCTAAATTTTTTAGTTTGGGAGATAATAAAGTTGTGTTTGTAATTAAAGCCAAGAATGGAGAAGTTTTTAGTCAGGATGCAACAATCAATGTGTTTACAAAAAGCAAAGAGAAAAATGGGGTCTATCAGATTGTAGCAGACTATCCTCATAATCCTGATCACTTTATAGAAGGCTTTCTGCTGGAGGGAAATACAGTGTATGAAAGTGATGGGTTAGAGAAAGAATCTCAACTGATAAAATATACTTTAGGTTCAACAGTTCCCACTATGGTAAGAAAACAACCTGCAGATGTCTTTTCAGAAGGCTGTACAATAGTTGGAGATAAGGTGTATCAACTTACTTATCGTAATAAAATTGGTTTTATCTACAATAAGAATACGTTAGAAAAGCTTTCAGAATTTCCCTTACCTAATGTAATTGGTGAGGGTTGGGGATTAACTTATGACGGAAAAAATCTTGTGGCTACAGATGGTTCAAAATATCTTTACTTCCTTGATGTAAATGAGCCTTCTAAAGTTGTAAAAACAGTAGGCGTGGCTGGGAATACAGAAATATATGAACACCTTAATGAACTTGAATATCACAAAGGTTTTATTTATGCAAACATTTGGCATAAACCTATCATTGTAAAAATTCATCCTATGACTGGAGAAGTAGTAGAGAAATACGATTTCACAAAGTTGACAGATGAAAATAATCAAGGTGATAGTGAGCATGTTCTGAACGGTATCGCTTTTAAAGGTGATAATATGTTGGTGACGGGGAAAAATTGGACAAAGATTTATGAGGTTGCCATTCAATAA
- a CDS encoding DUF493 family protein, with protein sequence MDILQGNQHANPEEFYKSLKDKLEGHHDFPEDYLFKFIIPTDQSKLTEIYKVFDGIKFTLGNRESKNGKYTACNINAFVLDADQVVRIYKEVAKIEGVILL encoded by the coding sequence ATGGATATATTACAAGGAAATCAACACGCAAATCCTGAAGAATTTTATAAATCTCTAAAGGATAAACTGGAGGGTCATCATGATTTTCCGGAAGATTATTTATTTAAATTTATCATTCCTACAGACCAATCAAAACTCACTGAAATATACAAAGTTTTTGATGGGATTAAATTTACACTGGGAAACCGCGAAAGCAAAAATGGAAAATACACAGCCTGCAACATCAATGCATTTGTTTTAGATGCCGATCAGGTAGTTAGAATTTATAAAGAAGTAGCGAAAATAGAAGGCGTTATTCTATTGTAA
- a CDS encoding VOC family protein, which produces MNRFTGLRPMLWTENLDETIGFYIHILGFELLARNDDWHWASLRKDDVYIMLALPNQHEESAAIGFTGSFYFNVDKVDELWENLKTKTKICYEIETFEWGMREFAVYDNNGYILQFGEPVDNIGNTE; this is translated from the coding sequence ATGAATAGATTTACCGGACTTCGTCCTATGCTTTGGACTGAAAATTTGGATGAAACTATAGGGTTTTATATTCATATTCTCGGTTTTGAACTTCTTGCCAGAAATGATGACTGGCATTGGGCATCTCTTCGAAAAGATGACGTCTATATCATGCTTGCTTTGCCTAATCAACATGAAGAATCTGCAGCCATTGGCTTTACAGGGTCATTTTATTTTAATGTAGATAAAGTGGATGAATTATGGGAAAATCTTAAAACAAAGACCAAAATTTGTTATGAGATTGAAACTTTTGAATGGGGAATGAGAGAATTTGCAGTATATGATAACAATGGATATATCCTACAATTTGGTGAACCTGTGGATAATATTGGCAATACGGAATAA
- a CDS encoding prolyl oligopeptidase family serine peptidase: protein MNLKHIPLLLLPFSLQLNAQEIKAELNKEFKRQEKMSYILDYPKNTKGNVPLIVFLHGSGERGNNLELVKAHSPFTYKNLIKEPVAILAPQCPADSWWDTVTVYNLIKEIQKKYKIDASRIYLTGLSMGGWGTLKLAMEHPEMFAAVASVCAPTDQVMTANIQQFKDLNMKIFHGGMDDIVLPENAFKFYQKLHPVNPTAELVIFPNDNHNSWDSTYSNPQLYEWMLSKKKEK, encoded by the coding sequence ATGAATTTAAAACACATTCCCCTTTTATTGCTGCCGTTTTCCTTACAGCTTAATGCCCAGGAAATAAAAGCAGAACTGAACAAAGAGTTTAAACGGCAGGAAAAAATGTCCTATATATTGGATTATCCTAAGAATACAAAAGGAAATGTACCATTAATCGTTTTTCTTCACGGTTCAGGAGAAAGAGGAAATAATCTGGAGCTGGTAAAGGCCCACAGCCCTTTCACTTATAAAAATCTGATCAAAGAACCTGTTGCTATTTTGGCTCCACAGTGTCCGGCAGATAGCTGGTGGGACACCGTTACAGTATATAATCTGATCAAGGAAATCCAGAAAAAATATAAAATTGATGCCTCCAGAATTTACCTTACAGGACTTTCTATGGGAGGTTGGGGAACATTAAAGCTGGCCATGGAACATCCTGAAATGTTTGCGGCAGTAGCTTCAGTTTGTGCCCCTACCGATCAGGTGATGACGGCCAATATTCAACAGTTTAAAGATTTGAATATGAAAATATTCCATGGTGGAATGGATGATATTGTATTGCCGGAAAATGCTTTCAAATTTTATCAGAAACTTCATCCTGTAAATCCAACAGCAGAATTGGTGATCTTCCCGAATGATAATCATAACTCTTGGGATTCTACATATTCAAATCCGCAGTTGTATGAATGGATGCTGTCTAAAAAGAAAGAAAAATAA
- a CDS encoding RagB/SusD family nutrient uptake outer membrane protein, with protein sequence MKRNKILLVSLMLLGSVAAVQSCSDEFIDVKPSESMTIDDLEKFNNDNGATYFVNSIYAKFLDWNMSTFAWIGVTSIISDDADKGSTDGDTGSDKNLLDALNITATTPSFKELFASNYQGINRCNEALKYIPQLDKANPELRKRLMGEAKFLRAFMYFTLVKSFGGVPLVDRVPILGNAEDKKMQLTRVSKEEIYAFIEKDLKEAIESLPGKGTYGPTEVGRASVGAAHALLAKVYLYQKKWQLAAEQCDLVTGYSLTPNFIDIYKVSGENNAESIFEIQGSGADAGRAIQQYSKVQGVRGTGGWGWGFATPTQGLYDAYTAEGDTERRDATIIHRDMTLYDGRYIPNTVENKFYNYKAYSSAFYDKDATDTNIRYLRYAEVLLIKAEALNELGQTGVAIPLLNQVRERAKITPTAATSQADVRTAIWKERRLELAFEHDRWFDLVRTGQAQAAMAADGGKKFIVGKHELFPLPYEFILEAGGLSQQNPGY encoded by the coding sequence ATGAAAAGAAATAAGATATTATTAGTCTCTTTAATGTTATTAGGTTCAGTAGCTGCTGTACAAAGTTGTAGTGATGAATTTATTGATGTGAAACCCTCGGAGTCAATGACAATTGATGACCTTGAAAAATTTAATAATGATAATGGAGCCACTTACTTTGTGAATTCTATCTATGCTAAGTTTTTAGACTGGAATATGAGCACATTTGCCTGGATAGGGGTTACTTCGATTATTTCTGATGATGCTGATAAAGGATCTACTGATGGAGATACCGGATCTGATAAAAACCTTTTGGATGCATTGAATATTACTGCTACAACACCATCATTTAAAGAACTTTTTGCTTCTAACTATCAGGGAATTAATAGATGTAATGAGGCTTTGAAATATATCCCGCAATTAGATAAAGCAAACCCTGAATTGCGTAAAAGACTAATGGGGGAGGCAAAATTCCTTAGAGCATTTATGTATTTCACCCTTGTGAAATCTTTCGGAGGGGTGCCTTTGGTAGATCGTGTTCCTATTTTAGGAAATGCTGAGGATAAAAAAATGCAGCTAACAAGAGTTTCTAAAGAAGAAATATATGCATTCATTGAAAAAGACCTGAAAGAAGCTATTGAATCATTGCCAGGGAAAGGAACATATGGACCAACAGAGGTAGGAAGAGCATCGGTAGGAGCAGCGCATGCTCTTTTGGCTAAAGTTTATCTTTATCAGAAAAAATGGCAACTAGCCGCCGAACAATGTGATTTAGTGACAGGATACTCTTTAACTCCTAACTTTATTGATATTTATAAAGTTTCTGGAGAGAATAATGCTGAATCAATTTTTGAAATTCAGGGTTCAGGTGCTGATGCAGGAAGAGCTATCCAGCAGTACAGTAAAGTTCAGGGAGTTCGTGGTACCGGAGGCTGGGGCTGGGGATTTGCTACGCCTACTCAAGGATTATATGATGCTTATACAGCAGAAGGAGACACAGAGAGAAGAGACGCTACGATTATTCATAGAGATATGACATTGTATGACGGAAGATATATTCCTAATACAGTAGAGAACAAATTCTATAATTATAAGGCTTATTCTTCAGCATTTTATGATAAAGATGCGACTGATACCAATATCCGTTACCTTAGATATGCAGAAGTTTTGTTAATCAAAGCGGAAGCTCTTAATGAATTAGGTCAGACTGGTGTTGCTATTCCTTTACTAAATCAGGTAAGAGAAAGAGCCAAAATTACTCCAACTGCAGCTACTTCTCAGGCAGATGTAAGAACAGCAATCTGGAAAGAAAGAAGACTGGAATTAGCTTTTGAGCATGATAGATGGTTTGACTTAGTAAGAACTGGTCAGGCACAAGCGGCAATGGCTGCAGATGGCGGTAAAAAATTCATCGTTGGAAAACATGAACTATTCCCACTTCCTTATGAATTTATCCTGGAAGCAGGAGGGCTGTCTCAGCAAAACCCAGGATACTAA
- a CDS encoding ArsC/Spx/MgsR family protein yields MLVKVLHNGSCSKSNAVLEYLDENGVPFEIINIIEDPLSILEIRTVLKKLNQSVFHIIRKTDKLYIENYADKNYSEEEWIKILSENPSLIQRPILVKGSVAMLGRPIENVKFFIEK; encoded by the coding sequence ATGTTAGTGAAAGTTTTACATAACGGAAGCTGTTCAAAATCAAATGCGGTGCTGGAGTATCTTGATGAAAATGGAGTACCTTTTGAGATCATCAATATCATTGAAGATCCACTAAGTATTTTGGAGATCAGAACGGTATTGAAAAAGCTTAATCAGAGTGTTTTTCATATCATCCGAAAAACAGATAAGCTGTATATTGAAAATTATGCAGATAAAAATTATTCGGAGGAAGAATGGATCAAGATCTTGTCTGAGAACCCTTCATTGATTCAAAGACCAATTTTAGTCAAAGGTTCAGTAGCTATGCTGGGAAGACCTATTGAAAATGTAAAGTTCTTTATTGAAAAATAA
- a CDS encoding DUF4197 family protein has translation MKKYIIAAALIMGTGAVITTTVQSCTTLATSDMGLSIIKRMLLNGIDKGMGIYTNKEAFLQNNMVDKALPKELREINSMLEKIAPSLVAKERDYIAQAAAYTVNTSRPILQGAVNSLNAQDVTRIIEGTTATQILKEKTSQQLIAAIAPKVDEKLNEYGIVKTINTALSGSNFLGNLLGGNKNTVNSGGLSQLASEQLVAGLFNIIEDYEHQNSKSLLGPFGK, from the coding sequence ATGAAAAAATATATCATTGCAGCGGCTCTTATAATGGGGACCGGTGCTGTTATTACCACTACCGTACAATCCTGTACAACACTTGCCACAAGTGATATGGGACTTTCCATTATTAAAAGAATGCTACTCAATGGTATTGATAAAGGAATGGGAATTTATACCAATAAAGAAGCCTTCTTGCAAAACAATATGGTCGACAAGGCTCTTCCGAAAGAGCTGAGAGAAATTAACTCCATGCTGGAAAAGATTGCTCCGTCATTAGTGGCTAAGGAAAGAGATTATATCGCACAGGCAGCAGCTTACACGGTAAACACATCAAGACCTATTCTGCAAGGTGCTGTAAACAGCCTAAATGCACAGGATGTAACAAGAATTATTGAAGGAACTACCGCCACACAAATTCTGAAGGAAAAAACATCACAGCAGCTTATTGCGGCCATCGCTCCAAAGGTAGATGAGAAGCTTAATGAATATGGGATTGTAAAAACCATCAACACAGCTTTATCCGGAAGTAATTTCTTAGGAAATCTTTTAGGAGGAAATAAAAATACTGTAAATTCAGGCGGATTGAGCCAGCTTGCTTCTGAACAGCTGGTTGCCGGACTCTTCAATATCATTGAAGATTATGAACATCAGAACTCCAAATCTCTCTTAGGACCATTTGGAAAATAG